In the Caballeronia sp. M1242 genome, TGATTTCGACTAGCGGCATGGCTCACCTGTCCTTCGGATCGAGCGCATCGCGCAGCCCGTCGCCGACAAAATTGATGCAATAGAGCGTCACCGACAGCAGCCCGGCCGGAAACAGCAGAATCCACGGCGACGCTTCCATCACGCCGACGCCGTCCTGAATCAGCACGCCCCAACTGGTCATCGGCTCCTGCACGCCGAGACCGAGGAACGACAGCACCGACTCCGTGAGAATCACGCCCGGCACAGTGACGGTCGTATAGATCGCGACGATGCCGAGCAGATTCGGCACCACATGCCGCGCGATAATGCGCCGCGTCGGCACGCCGATGGCACGCGCCGCCTCCACGTATTCCTTCGAGCGGATGGCGAGCGTCTGGCCGCGCACCACGCGCGCCATGTCCATCCACGAGAAGACGGTGATGGTCAGCACGACGAGATAGAACTCGCGGCCGAGCAGCGTCACCATCAGAATGGCGATGAGCAGGTACGGAATGGCGTACATCATGTCGACGAAGCGCATCATTGCGTTGTCGACGCGTCCGCCGACGAAGCCCGCAATCGCGCCCCACACGATGCCGAGCGTCACGGACGTGAGCGTGGCGAGCGCGCCGATCATCAGCGAGACGCGTCCGCCGACGAGACAGCGCACGAGCAAATCGCGGCCGGTTTCGTCCGTGCCGAAGAGATGCCAGCGAGCGAACGTGGGCGGCGCGCTCATCGCGTTCCAGTCGGCGGAATCGAACGCGTTCGGCAATACCCAAGGTCCGACGATGCACGCAAGCGTGATGAAGGCGAGCAGCGCCAGACTCACGACCGCCGCCTTGTTGCGCAGAAAGCGCGCGCGGGCGTCCTGCCACGGACTGCGGCACGCAATCGCCTGTTCGAGCATTGGCGCCAGAGAAGCAGATTTCATCGCGCGGCCTTTCAGTAACGGATCTTCGGATCGAGCCACGCGTACGCGAGATCGACCAGCAAGTTGAGCAGCACGGCCACGACCGTGACCAGCACGACGAGGCCGAGCACGAGCGTGTAATCGCGATTGGCCGCGCCGTTCACGATCAGCTTGCCGATGCCGGGCAGCGAGAACACGGACTCCGTGACGACCGCCGCCGTGATCGACGAGATCGCGAGCGGCCCGATCACGGAGACGACCGGGATCAGCGTCGGCTTGAGCGCATGACGCAGCACGATGGCGCGCATCGGCAAGCCTTTCGCGCGGGCGGTGCGAATGTACGGCGTGTTCATCACTTCGATCAGGCTCGCGCGCGTGACGCGGCCGACCGTCGCGACGTTGATCATCACGAGGAGCGCGACCGGCAGGACCATGTAGCGCGCGTCCGCCCCGTTCCAGCCGCCCGCGGGCAGCCACTTGAGGCCGATGGCGAAGACGAGAATCAGCACCGGCCCGATGACGAACGACGGGAACGCATTGCCCGCGTTGCTGATGAGCATCAGCGCGTAGTCCGCGATGCTATTGCGCCGCAGCGCCGCGCCCGCGCCGAGCAGCACGCCGACGACGATGGCCAGCGCCATCGACACGCCGCCGATGGTGAGCGATACCGGCAGCGCGCGCAGCACGAGTTCGTTCACGCTCCAGTCGGCGTAACGGAACGACGCGCCGAGGTCGCCGTGCAGCAGGCCGTCGAGGTAAAGCAGATACTGCTTCCACAACGGCTCGCCGAGGTGATACTTCGCCTGCAGGTTCGCGAGCACTTCGGCGGAGACCTTGCGCTCGCCGTCGAACGGACCGCCGGGCGTGGCGTGCAGCAGCAGATAGCAGACCGTCACGACGATCAGGAGCGTCGGCAGCGTGAGCAGCACGCGACGCAGAGCATATGACCACATGAGAGCGCGTCCTTGGCGTCAATGCTTGACGATGTAGAGGTCCTTGCTGCCGTAGTGGTCCGCCGGATTCTTCAGCGAATAGCCGCCGACCGTGCTGCGCACGAGGCGCGGCAAGCCGTATTGCAGAAGCGGCAGCATCGGATAGTCGTCCATCACGAGCTTGGCCGCCTCGGTCAGCAGTTGCTTGCGTTTGACGAGATCCGTGGTTTCGCTTGCTTGTTTGACGAGCGCGTCGGCCTTCGGATTGCAGTTGAAGTTGTCGTTCTGCTCCGACTTGCACTGCACGAGCGTGAGGAAGGTCGTCGCGTCGTTGTAGTCCGCCACCCAGCCGTTGCGCGCGATCTGGTAGTCGCCGTCATGGCGCTTCTTCAAGAGCACCTTGAATTCCATCGACTCGATGTCGGTCGCGAGGCCCAGCTTCGTTTTCCACTCGGACGCCGCGAAGATCGCCATCTTCTTGTTGTAGTCGCTCGTGTTCATCGCGAAACGCAGCGTCGTGCCCGGCTTCACGCCCGCCTGTTCGAGCAGCTTCTTCGCTTCGGCGACGCGCTTGTCCATCGGCCAGTTCGCCCATTCATAGGCCGATACGTCCGCGCCGCTCACGCCCTTCGGCAGCAGGCCGTAGCTCGGCGTCTGGCCGTCGGCGGTTACGCGTTGCGCGAGCAGATCGCGGTCGATCACCATGGAAAGCGCCTTGCGCACGCGCACGTCCTTCAGGAGCAGATCGCGGTTGTTGAAGCTGTAGTAGCGCGTGCCGAGAATCAGCGAGTTGCGGATATCGTTGGGAAATTGCTGACGGTACTTGGCGTACGTGCCGGTGGGCAGTTGATACGTCATGTCGTTCTCGCCCGACTGGAACAGTTTGACGTCCGTGTTCTCGTCCTCGACCGGCAAGTATGTAACTTTCGTCAA is a window encoding:
- a CDS encoding ABC transporter permease — translated: MKSASLAPMLEQAIACRSPWQDARARFLRNKAAVVSLALLAFITLACIVGPWVLPNAFDSADWNAMSAPPTFARWHLFGTDETGRDLLVRCLVGGRVSLMIGALATLTSVTLGIVWGAIAGFVGGRVDNAMMRFVDMMYAIPYLLIAILMVTLLGREFYLVVLTITVFSWMDMARVVRGQTLAIRSKEYVEAARAIGVPTRRIIARHVVPNLLGIVAIYTTVTVPGVILTESVLSFLGLGVQEPMTSWGVLIQDGVGVMEASPWILLFPAGLLSVTLYCINFVGDGLRDALDPKDR
- a CDS encoding peptide ABC transporter substrate-binding protein encodes the protein MKSFAVLSCFHRTAIAAASAAFVFVAMPAAAAIVPPGVTLAAKQELVRNNGSEVETLDPALVESVGAANLARDLFEGLTATNGDGAVVPGVAEKWEQKDPTTWIFHLRKNARWSNGDTVTANDFVYGCQRFIDPKTASSYASVFGPFLLNGAEIVAGKKPASALGVRAIDATTLEVKTSGPVPFLPELMSNANLGPVHRATVEKFGKEWTKPGNIVSNGPFQLKDWQVNSKLVLAKNPNYWDKEHVQLTKVTYLPVEDENTDVKLFQSGENDMTYQLPTGTYAKYRQQFPNDIRNSLILGTRYYSFNNRDLLLKDVRVRKALSMVIDRDLLAQRVTADGQTPSYGLLPKGVSGADVSAYEWANWPMDKRVAEAKKLLEQAGVKPGTTLRFAMNTSDYNKKMAIFAASEWKTKLGLATDIESMEFKVLLKKRHDGDYQIARNGWVADYNDATTFLTLVQCKSEQNDNFNCNPKADALVKQASETTDLVKRKQLLTEAAKLVMDDYPMLPLLQYGLPRLVRSTVGGYSLKNPADHYGSKDLYIVKH
- a CDS encoding ABC transporter permease subunit gives rise to the protein MWSYALRRVLLTLPTLLIVVTVCYLLLHATPGGPFDGERKVSAEVLANLQAKYHLGEPLWKQYLLYLDGLLHGDLGASFRYADWSVNELVLRALPVSLTIGGVSMALAIVVGVLLGAGAALRRNSIADYALMLISNAGNAFPSFVIGPVLILVFAIGLKWLPAGGWNGADARYMVLPVALLVMINVATVGRVTRASLIEVMNTPYIRTARAKGLPMRAIVLRHALKPTLIPVVSVIGPLAISSITAAVVTESVFSLPGIGKLIVNGAANRDYTLVLGLVVLVTVVAVLLNLLVDLAYAWLDPKIRY